A genome region from Deltaproteobacteria bacterium includes the following:
- a CDS encoding nucleotidyltransferase family protein, which produces MDIEERLKEHRDAVIALAAKHGAREPRVFGSVVRGEAGLESDIDLLVRMDEGRSLLDLSALVLDLQELLGVKVDVVSEDGLYWLLRRRILKEARPL; this is translated from the coding sequence ATGGACATCGAAGAACGTTTGAAAGAACATCGTGATGCGGTAATCGCCCTGGCTGCAAAGCATGGCGCCCGGGAGCCAAGGGTCTTTGGCTCGGTGGTCAGGGGTGAGGCAGGTCTGGAAAGCGACATCGATCTCCTTGTAAGAATGGATGAAGGACGAAGCCTGCTCGATCTGAGCGCCCTGGTCTTGGACCTTCAGGAGTTACTCGGTGTCAAAGTCGATGTGGTTTCTGAAGATGGACTCTATTGGCTGCTGCGGCGTCGAATACTCAAGGAGGCCAGACCATTATGA